TGCTTGGGGACGCCTGCTCAGAGTGATGAAGAAGACAATCATAGATTATAGCAGAAAACAACATGGAGGATGCTCACCATTCACAAAGTAAGATTTTGACCCTAAACTCAACAAGAACATAAGAACTAAGAAGGGGAGGCTTTACCAAGTTCATCGGAAACTAATAAAAACTATGAATAGACAAGCTATATATCCATTGAGGTTCAATGCTACACCTATCTTAAACACTACTCTATATGCTAAATTTTGATGCCTTAATTATAAGATGATGAAGTTGTCTCCTAAAACCATATACCGGAGATAGATTGACTGAATTCGTATTTAACCATTGTATTTGTAAAATCAAACCAAAACTACAACAAgcttcaatgttttttttttttgttccattgGCTAACATACAAATATCTAACCAAATAAGCTTGTGATAAGCATTTTAAGTCATAACAAAACTGAATTCACAgtttctagctttatttctcttTGCATAAATTCTATTCTCCCCACTTACTCTCCTTCATGCTTCACTAAGGGAACCAAATTTGCCTAAATTTCATATGAATTCTTCACCAAgcttcaaagttttttttttctttggctaacATACAAATATCTATCCAAAACAGCTTGTCATCAGCATTTAAGTCATAATTAAACTGAATTCACAATTTCTAGCTCTATTTATCATTGCACCGTTGTTTTTCAAGCTTCACAAAAGAAACCAAATTTGCCTAAATTTCATATGAATTTTTCagcctttctcttcttttccccTCAAATCAAGAACCAATAATACCCACAAAAACCAAAACTTTCAAAGCTAAAACAAAacctaaattaaacaaaaattcaaaagaaaaaaaagagaggaagctACACGTAGGACACGGCAGCCGAAGTTCTTATCTTTTTACCTTCTACGATTACGCTTAGCAGCCTCGCGTGACTTACGTTTCTTCTCATCTTGCTTATTCTCATGGAACCTTCTTCTTTTACATTCTTGAATAACACCAGCTTTCATCACCTCCCTTCTGAACCTGTTAAGCAGCTTTTCTTCAGGTTCATTATCATCCACAATAACCTGAACGTTGTAAGCTGATTTGAAGAAAAGGGTATTCGAATATGCAAGGGAAGGGCATATAACTGATGACAATTCAGTTGATGATGAAGGGGATTGATCCTCTTGAGCTGACAACGAA
This window of the Gossypium hirsutum isolate 1008001.06 chromosome A09, Gossypium_hirsutum_v2.1, whole genome shotgun sequence genome carries:
- the LOC107888855 gene encoding 30S ribosomal protein S21, chloroplastic; this translates as MATWLSLSKFLSSFLPSIPLPPPPPPPKAPLLNNLSLSSQKPKSTLLSLSAQEDQSPSSSTELSSVICPSLAYSNTLFFKSAYNVQVIVDDNEPEEKLLNRFRREVMKAGVIQECKRRRFHENKQDEKKRKSREAAKRNRRRRPQARYSQPSKQEESSKKKDGDDEDNWDMPDADFPY